The following coding sequences lie in one Arachis ipaensis cultivar K30076 chromosome B03, Araip1.1, whole genome shotgun sequence genomic window:
- the LOC107630601 gene encoding ABC transporter D family member 1-like isoform X1, with the protein MARLFYHNPKFAILDECTSAVTTDMEERFCTKVQAMGTSCITISHRPTLVAFHDVVLSLDGEGGWSVRYRREDSSSELVIDTMKASQTKQQRDAQTVQEAFATNKKGSGFSKSRAQSYITEVISSSTSMNSIISPSAVPQIKSNLRPLPLRVAAMSKVLYLMRRKLREKLQKLLT; encoded by the exons ATGGCTAGGCTTTTCTACCATAATCCTAAATTTGCAATTCTGGATGAATGCACAAGTGCTGTCACAACTGACATGGAAGAACGGTTTTGTACTAAAGTTCAAGCCATGGGAACATCATGCATTACCATATCACATCGTCCAACATTAGTTGCATTCCATGATGTAGTTTTATCCTTAGATGGTGAGGGAGGCTGGAGTGTTCGTTATAGAAG GGAGGACTCTTCTTCTGAATTGGTGATTGATACAATGAAGGCATCTCAGACAAAGCAACAGCGTGATGCACAGACAGTTCAAGAAGCATTTGCCACGAACAAAAAG GGTTCTGGATTCTCAAAGTCAAGGGCACAATCATATATCACAGAAGTGATATCATCATCTACATCCATGAATTCTATTATTTCACCATCTGCTGTTCCCCAAATTAAAAGTAATTTGAGGCCATTGCCACTAAGAGTAGCTGCCATGAGCAAAGTATTG TATCTTATGAGAAGGAAGTTGAGAGAGAAACTGCAAAAACTGCTGACATGA
- the LOC107630601 gene encoding ABC transporter D family member 1-like isoform X2, protein MARLFYHNPKFAILDECTSAVTTDMEERFCTKVQAMGTSCITISHRPTLVAFHDVVLSLDGEGGWSVRYRREDSSSELVIDTMKASQTKQQRDAQTVQEAFATNKKGSGFSKSRAQSYITEVISSSTSMNSIISPSAVPQIKSNLRPLPLRVAAMSKVLKTAYAQSNANKSKKKK, encoded by the exons ATGGCTAGGCTTTTCTACCATAATCCTAAATTTGCAATTCTGGATGAATGCACAAGTGCTGTCACAACTGACATGGAAGAACGGTTTTGTACTAAAGTTCAAGCCATGGGAACATCATGCATTACCATATCACATCGTCCAACATTAGTTGCATTCCATGATGTAGTTTTATCCTTAGATGGTGAGGGAGGCTGGAGTGTTCGTTATAGAAG GGAGGACTCTTCTTCTGAATTGGTGATTGATACAATGAAGGCATCTCAGACAAAGCAACAGCGTGATGCACAGACAGTTCAAGAAGCATTTGCCACGAACAAAAAG GGTTCTGGATTCTCAAAGTCAAGGGCACAATCATATATCACAGAAGTGATATCATCATCTACATCCATGAATTCTATTATTTCACCATCTGCTGTTCCCCAAATTAAAAGTAATTTGAGGCCATTGCCACTAAGAGTAGCTGCCATGAGCAAAGTATTG AAAACTGCATATGCTCAGTCCAATGCAAAcaaatcaaagaagaagaagtag